The following proteins are co-located in the Takifugu flavidus isolate HTHZ2018 chromosome 16, ASM371156v2, whole genome shotgun sequence genome:
- the nipal3 gene encoding NIPA-like protein 3 isoform X3, protein MDSSHSDAGSYTKYSHLKLAGAKDPRTFYRTKTWWCGFILTCLGEGANFVSYAFAPLSLIAPLNAVSIVASSILGLLFLLEKSKTKDFLKRYGLSFFGCVLTIGAIYLFVTFGPNSHEQLKAENIVKHVVAWPVLLYLLVEIITFCLLLYFYKQHRANYLIIIVLLVSLLSSVTVITVKALSSMLVLTVRGTMQLNYPIFSVMLVCMVASVVFQARFLSQACKLFEPSLIASVNYILSTFFAIVAGAVFYLEFKSEDVLHICLFLLGSALCFLGVFLITKNRKNPQTFEPFVTMDMASGVPTIHDKGLVDFNGSFSYGTLVNEDGVARTTLPVKLDQPPIRSRSTDAARGPLDFKTN, encoded by the exons ATGGACAGCAGCCACAGCGACGCAGGTTCCTACACG AAATATAGCCACTTGAAGTTGGCAGGAGCCAAGGACCCCCGGACGTTCTACCGCACTAAGACCTGGTGGTGCGGCTTTATTCTTACCTGCTTAGGAGAAGGTGCTAACTTTGTTTCTTATGCCTTCGCTCCCCTTTCTCTCATAGCTCCTCTTAATGCGGTGTCTATAGTTG CAAGCTCAATTTTAGGCCTTCTTTTTTTGCTTGAGAAGTCAAAGACAAAGGACTTTTTAA AGCGCTACGGACTGTCTTTCTTTGGCTGCGTGTTAACCATAGGGGCCATTTATCTCTTTGTGACATTTGGACCAAACTCCCATGAACAACTTAAAGCAGAGAACATCGTCAAACACGTTGTAGCATGGCCTGTTCTCCTGTACCTG CTAGTGGAGATCATCACATTCTGCTTGCTTTTATACTTCTACAAACAGCATCGGGCAAACTACCTCATCATTATTGTGCTGCTGGTCTCTCTACTCA gcTCTGTCACAGTCATCACAGTCAAGGCACTCTCAAGCATGCTGGTCCTCACCGTCAGGGGCACCATGCAGCTCAACTACCCCATTTTCAGCGTCATGTTAGTGTGCATGGTGGCCTCAGTTGTGTTCCAGGCTCG ATTCCTTTCCCAGGCCTGTAAGCTGTTTGAGCCCTCTCTGATCGCCAGCGTCAACTACATCCTCTCCACGTTCTTTGCTATTGTAGCTG GCGCTGTGTTTTACCTGGAGTTTAAAAGTGAAGATGTCCTacacatctgtttgtttttgctggg ATCTGCTCTCTGCTTCCTCGGGGTTTTCCTCATTACCAAAAACCGGAAAAACCCTCAGACCTTTGAACCTTTTGTCACTATGGATATGGCCAGTG GTGTCCCAACTATCCACGACAAAGGCCTGGTCGATTTCAACGGCTCCTTCTCCTACGGAACTCTGGTAAACGAGGATGGAGTGGCTCGGACCACGTTACCAGTGAAACTGGACCAGCCACCAATCAGGTCGAGATCCACTGATGCAGCTCGCGGCCCACTTGACTTTAAGACTAATTGA
- the nipal3 gene encoding NIPA-like protein 3 isoform X2 has protein sequence MDSSHSDAGSYTDNLIGTLLAIFGNVLVSISLCIQKYSHLKLAGAKDPRTFYRTKTWWCGFILTCLGEGANFVSYAFAPLSLIAPLNAVSIVASSILGLLFLLEKSKTKDFLKRYGLSFFGCVLTIGAIYLFVTFGPNSHEQLKAENIVKHVVAWPVLLYLHRANYLIIIVLLVSLLSSVTVITVKALSSMLVLTVRGTMQLNYPIFSVMLVCMVASVVFQARFLSQACKLFEPSLIASVNYILSTFFAIVAGAVFYLEFKSEDVLHICLFLLGSALCFLGVFLITKNRKNPQTFEPFVTMDMASGVPTIHDKGLVDFNGSFSYGTLVNEDGVARTTLPVKLDQPPIRSRSTDAARGPLDFKTN, from the exons ATGGACAGCAGCCACAGCGACGCAGGTTCCTACACG gATAACCTTATTGGAACTTTACTTGCTATTTTTGGGAATGTGCTTGTTAGCATCTCTCTCTGTATTCAG AAATATAGCCACTTGAAGTTGGCAGGAGCCAAGGACCCCCGGACGTTCTACCGCACTAAGACCTGGTGGTGCGGCTTTATTCTTACCTGCTTAGGAGAAGGTGCTAACTTTGTTTCTTATGCCTTCGCTCCCCTTTCTCTCATAGCTCCTCTTAATGCGGTGTCTATAGTTG CAAGCTCAATTTTAGGCCTTCTTTTTTTGCTTGAGAAGTCAAAGACAAAGGACTTTTTAA AGCGCTACGGACTGTCTTTCTTTGGCTGCGTGTTAACCATAGGGGCCATTTATCTCTTTGTGACATTTGGACCAAACTCCCATGAACAACTTAAAGCAGAGAACATCGTCAAACACGTTGTAGCATGGCCTGTTCTCCTGTACCTG CATCGGGCAAACTACCTCATCATTATTGTGCTGCTGGTCTCTCTACTCA gcTCTGTCACAGTCATCACAGTCAAGGCACTCTCAAGCATGCTGGTCCTCACCGTCAGGGGCACCATGCAGCTCAACTACCCCATTTTCAGCGTCATGTTAGTGTGCATGGTGGCCTCAGTTGTGTTCCAGGCTCG ATTCCTTTCCCAGGCCTGTAAGCTGTTTGAGCCCTCTCTGATCGCCAGCGTCAACTACATCCTCTCCACGTTCTTTGCTATTGTAGCTG GCGCTGTGTTTTACCTGGAGTTTAAAAGTGAAGATGTCCTacacatctgtttgtttttgctggg ATCTGCTCTCTGCTTCCTCGGGGTTTTCCTCATTACCAAAAACCGGAAAAACCCTCAGACCTTTGAACCTTTTGTCACTATGGATATGGCCAGTG GTGTCCCAACTATCCACGACAAAGGCCTGGTCGATTTCAACGGCTCCTTCTCCTACGGAACTCTGGTAAACGAGGATGGAGTGGCTCGGACCACGTTACCAGTGAAACTGGACCAGCCACCAATCAGGTCGAGATCCACTGATGCAGCTCGCGGCCCACTTGACTTTAAGACTAATTGA
- the nipal3 gene encoding NIPA-like protein 3 isoform X1, with product MDSSHSDAGSYTDNLIGTLLAIFGNVLVSISLCIQKYSHLKLAGAKDPRTFYRTKTWWCGFILTCLGEGANFVSYAFAPLSLIAPLNAVSIVASSILGLLFLLEKSKTKDFLKRYGLSFFGCVLTIGAIYLFVTFGPNSHEQLKAENIVKHVVAWPVLLYLLVEIITFCLLLYFYKQHRANYLIIIVLLVSLLSSVTVITVKALSSMLVLTVRGTMQLNYPIFSVMLVCMVASVVFQARFLSQACKLFEPSLIASVNYILSTFFAIVAGAVFYLEFKSEDVLHICLFLLGSALCFLGVFLITKNRKNPQTFEPFVTMDMASGVPTIHDKGLVDFNGSFSYGTLVNEDGVARTTLPVKLDQPPIRSRSTDAARGPLDFKTN from the exons ATGGACAGCAGCCACAGCGACGCAGGTTCCTACACG gATAACCTTATTGGAACTTTACTTGCTATTTTTGGGAATGTGCTTGTTAGCATCTCTCTCTGTATTCAG AAATATAGCCACTTGAAGTTGGCAGGAGCCAAGGACCCCCGGACGTTCTACCGCACTAAGACCTGGTGGTGCGGCTTTATTCTTACCTGCTTAGGAGAAGGTGCTAACTTTGTTTCTTATGCCTTCGCTCCCCTTTCTCTCATAGCTCCTCTTAATGCGGTGTCTATAGTTG CAAGCTCAATTTTAGGCCTTCTTTTTTTGCTTGAGAAGTCAAAGACAAAGGACTTTTTAA AGCGCTACGGACTGTCTTTCTTTGGCTGCGTGTTAACCATAGGGGCCATTTATCTCTTTGTGACATTTGGACCAAACTCCCATGAACAACTTAAAGCAGAGAACATCGTCAAACACGTTGTAGCATGGCCTGTTCTCCTGTACCTG CTAGTGGAGATCATCACATTCTGCTTGCTTTTATACTTCTACAAACAGCATCGGGCAAACTACCTCATCATTATTGTGCTGCTGGTCTCTCTACTCA gcTCTGTCACAGTCATCACAGTCAAGGCACTCTCAAGCATGCTGGTCCTCACCGTCAGGGGCACCATGCAGCTCAACTACCCCATTTTCAGCGTCATGTTAGTGTGCATGGTGGCCTCAGTTGTGTTCCAGGCTCG ATTCCTTTCCCAGGCCTGTAAGCTGTTTGAGCCCTCTCTGATCGCCAGCGTCAACTACATCCTCTCCACGTTCTTTGCTATTGTAGCTG GCGCTGTGTTTTACCTGGAGTTTAAAAGTGAAGATGTCCTacacatctgtttgtttttgctggg ATCTGCTCTCTGCTTCCTCGGGGTTTTCCTCATTACCAAAAACCGGAAAAACCCTCAGACCTTTGAACCTTTTGTCACTATGGATATGGCCAGTG GTGTCCCAACTATCCACGACAAAGGCCTGGTCGATTTCAACGGCTCCTTCTCCTACGGAACTCTGGTAAACGAGGATGGAGTGGCTCGGACCACGTTACCAGTGAAACTGGACCAGCCACCAATCAGGTCGAGATCCACTGATGCAGCTCGCGGCCCACTTGACTTTAAGACTAATTGA